From a single Collimonas pratensis genomic region:
- the gstA gene encoding glutathione transferase GstA codes for MKLYFAPETCSLSPHIVLRELELPFELVRVDNKTKKTADGRDFLAINPKGYVAALELAGGQVLTEGPAIVQYLADLKPQAELAPPPGSWERVRLQEMLNFIGSEIHAGLAPLFNAALPEQVKTILKEKLVRRLGLLETTLAQQDYLLGPQFGVADAYLFTVLRWTALFAIDLVQWPAIAAYMKDIGARATVKAALAAEALA; via the coding sequence ATGAAATTGTATTTTGCCCCCGAGACTTGTTCGCTGTCGCCGCACATCGTGCTGCGTGAGCTGGAATTGCCGTTCGAACTGGTCAGGGTCGACAACAAGACCAAGAAAACCGCCGACGGCCGCGATTTCCTGGCGATCAATCCGAAAGGCTATGTCGCCGCGCTGGAGCTGGCCGGCGGCCAGGTGCTGACAGAAGGTCCGGCGATCGTGCAGTACCTGGCCGACCTCAAGCCGCAGGCGGAACTGGCGCCGCCGCCCGGCAGCTGGGAGCGTGTGCGGCTGCAAGAGATGCTGAACTTCATCGGCAGCGAAATCCACGCCGGGCTGGCGCCGCTGTTCAATGCGGCGCTGCCGGAGCAGGTCAAAACCATCCTCAAGGAAAAGCTGGTACGGCGCCTGGGGTTGCTGGAGACGACACTGGCGCAGCAAGACTATCTGCTCGGGCCGCAGTTCGGCGTCGCCGATGCCTATCTGTTTACGGTGCTGCGCTGGACCGCATTGTTTGCCATCGACCTGGTGCAATGGCCGGCCATTGCCGCTTACATGAAAGACATCGGTGCACGCGCCACTGTCAAGGCGGCACTGGCAGCGGAAGCATTGGCGTAG
- a CDS encoding winged helix-turn-helix transcriptional regulator — MKKNVSGCSVEEAMLLLGGRWRLLLVSYLLDGPKRFNDLRRDMPNISQRMLTLDLRALEAAGLVLRTVYAEVPVKVEYRLTADGQRLHKVVAVVKEFGLWLKAERRPAAQDVA; from the coding sequence ATGAAAAAGAATGTTTCCGGCTGTTCCGTGGAGGAAGCCATGCTGCTGCTGGGCGGCCGCTGGCGATTGTTGCTGGTTTCCTACCTGCTGGACGGGCCGAAGCGCTTCAACGACCTGCGCCGCGACATGCCGAATATTTCGCAGCGCATGCTGACGCTCGATCTGCGCGCGCTGGAAGCCGCCGGACTGGTGCTGCGCACGGTGTATGCCGAGGTGCCGGTCAAGGTCGAATACCGTCTCACGGCCGATGGCCAGCGGCTGCACAAGGTAGTGGCGGTGGTGAAAGAATTCGGGCTATGGCTGAAAGCAGAACGCCGGCCGGCGGCGCAGGATGTGGCGTAG
- a CDS encoding SIS domain-containing protein has product MKQHINASLVEAQQSLNALLANPAALDTIEQAGQLLIDVFQRKGRVYSCGNGGSMCDAMHFAEELTGRYRLDRAALGATAISDAGHLTCVGNDHGYEQVFSRYIEGHGRAGDCLLALSTSGTSKNIIRAAQAAQAQGMSVIILSGKRSEVLEALSSVYICTPGGKFADRVQELHIKVLHILIELVERHFFPENYADGQ; this is encoded by the coding sequence GTGAAGCAACACATCAACGCAAGCCTGGTCGAAGCACAGCAGTCACTCAATGCCCTGCTCGCCAATCCGGCGGCGCTGGACACGATTGAACAGGCAGGCCAGCTGCTGATCGATGTGTTCCAGCGCAAGGGCCGGGTCTACTCCTGCGGCAACGGCGGCTCGATGTGCGACGCCATGCATTTTGCCGAAGAACTGACCGGCCGCTACCGGCTCGACCGCGCCGCCCTTGGCGCCACCGCCATCAGCGATGCCGGACACCTGACCTGTGTTGGCAACGACCACGGCTACGAACAGGTGTTCTCGCGCTACATCGAAGGCCACGGCCGTGCCGGTGATTGCCTGCTGGCGCTCAGCACCAGCGGCACCAGCAAGAACATCATCCGCGCGGCGCAGGCAGCGCAGGCGCAAGGCATGAGCGTGATCATCCTGTCCGGCAAGCGCAGCGAAGTACTGGAGGCGCTCAGCAGCGTCTACATCTGCACCCCGGGCGGCAAATTTGCGGACCGCGTGCAAGAGCTGCACATCAAGGTCCTGCACATCCTGATCGAGCTGGTGGAGCGTCACTTCTTCCCCGAAAATTACGCCGACGGCCAGTAA
- a CDS encoding 2OG-Fe(II) oxygenase, translating into MLKNLRDYLAVAFKWQAGRQDGGYDKMLLLTARWPLPFDSYLIRYPVGAHIPPHTDAVARGKHYRLNLVLKRSPRGGEFICSAPILSTSRIKLFRPDQCEHSVTRVEGGSRYVLSIGWIIGE; encoded by the coding sequence ATGCTGAAAAATCTGCGCGACTATCTGGCTGTCGCATTCAAATGGCAAGCGGGAAGACAGGATGGCGGCTACGACAAGATGCTGTTGCTGACGGCGCGCTGGCCGCTGCCTTTCGACAGCTACCTGATCCGCTATCCGGTCGGCGCGCACATCCCGCCGCACACGGATGCGGTCGCCCGTGGCAAGCACTACCGCCTGAACCTGGTGCTCAAGCGCTCGCCGCGCGGCGGTGAATTCATCTGCAGCGCACCTATCCTGTCGACCTCACGCATCAAGCTGTTCCGGCCCGATCAGTGCGAGCACAGCGTGACGCGCGTGGAGGGCGGCAGCCGCTATGTGCTGTCGATCGGATGGATTATCGGGGAATAG
- a CDS encoding arylsulfatase: MKNFRSQSIRLGVIAAAAASLVMLASCGDSDSGIGKSVSNASNVQKRPNILYIMADDLGYSDIHAFGGEINTPNLDALVGSGRILTNHHTGTVCAITRSMLISGTDHHLVGEGTMGVPTDERKGLPGYEGYLNDRALSVAQLLKDGGYHTYMAGKWHIGSGIPGSPSGGGQTPDQWGFEHSYALLGGAATNHFAHEPAGSKNYTEDGKYVQPGQPGQPGGSGGSPAIFYSTDFYTQRLISYIDSNKADGKPFFAYAAFTSPHWPLQVPEPYLHNYSGKYDQGYDAIRNARIARQKTLGIIPADFTPFAGVPEKLAQSPATVNNGTANAKYISAVHSAAQGYSDYGPGVVDKAWDSLSPAEKKAQARYMEIYAGMVENLDHNIGLLVQHLKDIGAYDNTFIMFQSDNGAEGWPIDSGADPTATDTANAANPVYAALGSDNGLQNAQRLQYGLRWAEVSATPFRLTKGYATEGGVSTPLVVHLPGQTTQLPTLRPFTHVTDNTATFLAVAQIAAPATPAPPLFNSLTGADQNKGKVVYNNRYVYPITGQSLLPLLNGTATGLVHATPFGDEAYGRGYLRSSDGQWKALWTEPPNGPLDGHWELFNLATDRGENNDVSTQNPSIISSLVQQWNSYMSGVGGVEPLRPRGYY; the protein is encoded by the coding sequence ATGAAAAATTTCAGATCGCAATCAATCCGGCTCGGCGTCATCGCCGCTGCCGCGGCCAGCCTGGTGATGCTCGCCTCCTGCGGCGATTCCGATAGCGGCATCGGCAAAAGCGTTTCCAATGCATCCAACGTGCAGAAGCGGCCCAATATTCTCTACATCATGGCGGACGATCTCGGCTACTCCGATATCCATGCCTTCGGTGGCGAAATCAATACGCCGAATCTCGATGCGCTGGTCGGCAGCGGCCGCATCCTGACCAACCACCACACCGGCACGGTGTGCGCGATCACACGTTCGATGCTGATTTCCGGCACTGACCATCACCTGGTCGGCGAAGGCACCATGGGCGTGCCGACCGATGAACGTAAAGGCCTGCCGGGCTATGAAGGTTATCTGAACGATCGCGCGCTGTCGGTGGCGCAGTTGCTGAAGGATGGCGGTTACCACACCTATATGGCTGGCAAGTGGCACATCGGCTCGGGGATTCCCGGCAGCCCGTCCGGCGGCGGCCAGACTCCCGACCAGTGGGGCTTCGAGCACAGCTACGCCTTGCTGGGCGGCGCTGCCACCAATCACTTTGCGCACGAGCCAGCCGGTTCAAAAAACTACACCGAGGACGGCAAGTATGTGCAGCCCGGCCAGCCTGGGCAACCGGGCGGCAGCGGCGGCAGTCCGGCGATCTTCTACTCCACCGATTTCTATACCCAGCGCCTGATTTCCTATATCGATTCCAACAAGGCCGACGGCAAGCCGTTCTTTGCCTACGCCGCGTTCACCTCGCCGCATTGGCCGCTGCAGGTGCCCGAGCCTTACCTGCATAATTACAGCGGCAAGTACGACCAGGGCTACGACGCCATCCGCAATGCGCGCATCGCCCGCCAGAAGACGCTGGGTATCATCCCGGCCGATTTCACGCCGTTCGCCGGCGTGCCGGAGAAGCTGGCGCAGTCGCCTGCCACGGTCAACAACGGCACCGCCAACGCCAAATATATCAGCGCCGTGCACAGCGCTGCGCAAGGCTATTCGGACTACGGTCCGGGTGTGGTCGACAAGGCCTGGGACAGCCTGTCGCCGGCGGAAAAGAAAGCGCAGGCGCGCTATATGGAAATCTACGCCGGCATGGTGGAAAACCTCGACCACAACATCGGCCTGCTGGTGCAGCACCTGAAGGATATCGGCGCCTACGACAATACCTTCATCATGTTCCAGTCGGACAATGGCGCGGAAGGCTGGCCTATCGATTCCGGCGCCGATCCTACCGCCACCGATACTGCCAATGCCGCCAATCCTGTGTATGCAGCGCTCGGCAGCGACAACGGTTTGCAGAATGCGCAGCGCCTGCAATACGGCTTGCGCTGGGCCGAAGTCAGCGCCACGCCGTTTCGCCTGACCAAGGGCTACGCTACCGAAGGCGGAGTGTCGACGCCGCTGGTGGTGCACCTGCCTGGCCAGACCACGCAGCTGCCGACTTTGCGGCCATTTACCCATGTGACCGACAACACCGCGACCTTCCTGGCTGTGGCTCAGATCGCTGCGCCCGCTACGCCGGCCCCGCCGCTGTTCAATAGCCTGACCGGCGCTGACCAGAACAAGGGCAAGGTGGTCTACAACAACCGCTATGTCTATCCGATCACCGGCCAGTCGCTGCTGCCTTTGCTCAACGGTACGGCGACCGGCCTGGTGCATGCCACGCCGTTCGGCGACGAAGCCTACGGCCGCGGCTATCTGCGCAGCAGCGACGGCCAATGGAAGGCCCTGTGGACTGAACCGCCCAACGGACCGCTGGATGGTCACTGGGAATTGTTCAATCTCGCCACCGATCGCGGCGAGAACAATGATGTCTCGACGCAGAATCCCTCAATCATCAGCAGCCTGGTCCAGCAGTGGAACAGCTACATGAGCGGCGTCGGCGGCGTCGAACCGCTGCGCCCGCGCGGCTATTATTGA
- a CDS encoding formylglycine-generating enzyme family protein produces MKLWLIGTATLAAGVLAAALTTSLAAAGSEGVDRLNRSRSLAALGSEPQCEAYSGLPAHWRSDAQAGMVHLHGGEFVLGSSAGYEDERPAGDGKTKVGGFWIDQTDVTNAQFASFVKATGYISDAERQGGGAVFHQPTLEELNARPLAWWRWVAGASWRHPQGPASDLSGLASQPVTLVTQADALAYARWLGRDLPSEAEWEYAGKAGHDGAELDTAPRDAHGKPTANYWQGVFPLVNNNEDGHVGLSPVGCYAANDFKLYDMVGNAWEWTKDVYSGPHQSHSNGDTASVAPAGRRHNTPMVIKGGSFLCARDYCVRYRASSREQQEADLPASHIGFRTILRDS; encoded by the coding sequence ATCAAGCTCTGGCTGATAGGCACGGCGACGCTTGCCGCCGGCGTGCTGGCGGCGGCGTTGACGACATCGCTGGCAGCCGCCGGTAGCGAAGGGGTTGACCGTCTGAACCGCAGCCGTTCGCTGGCGGCGCTCGGTTCTGAGCCCCAATGTGAAGCCTATTCCGGCTTGCCGGCGCACTGGCGCAGCGATGCTCAGGCCGGCATGGTGCATCTGCACGGCGGCGAGTTCGTGCTGGGCAGCAGCGCTGGCTATGAAGACGAACGGCCGGCCGGCGATGGCAAGACCAAGGTGGGCGGCTTCTGGATCGACCAGACCGATGTCACTAATGCCCAGTTTGCGTCCTTCGTCAAAGCTACCGGCTACATCAGCGACGCCGAACGGCAAGGCGGTGGCGCGGTATTCCATCAGCCAACGCTGGAAGAACTGAATGCACGGCCGCTGGCCTGGTGGCGCTGGGTGGCGGGCGCTTCCTGGCGCCATCCGCAAGGACCGGCCAGCGACCTGTCCGGCCTCGCCAGCCAGCCGGTCACGCTGGTGACGCAGGCTGATGCGCTGGCCTACGCGCGCTGGCTGGGACGCGATCTGCCGAGCGAAGCAGAATGGGAATATGCCGGCAAGGCCGGCCACGATGGCGCCGAGCTTGACACGGCGCCGCGCGATGCCCATGGCAAGCCGACCGCCAATTACTGGCAAGGCGTATTTCCTCTGGTGAACAACAATGAAGACGGCCACGTCGGCCTGTCCCCGGTCGGCTGCTATGCAGCAAACGACTTCAAACTTTACGATATGGTTGGCAACGCATGGGAATGGACCAAGGATGTTTACAGCGGCCCGCATCAGTCGCACAGCAATGGCGATACCGCCTCGGTGGCGCCGGCCGGCCGCCGCCACAATACGCCGATGGTGATCAAGGGCGGTTCCTTCCTGTGCGCGCGCGACTATTGCGTACGCTATCGCGCTTCCTCGCGCGAACAGCAGGAAGCCGACTTGCCGGCCTCGCATATCGGCTTTCGCACCATCCTGCGCGACAGCTGA
- a CDS encoding MetQ/NlpA family ABC transporter substrate-binding protein, translating into MQYAFAAAPVPQLFRIGVTPGVHAEILEQVRSVAQTQGLPLDVVIFADKTDIDAALAAHKLDAASFEDGQSFEAKRQRDGLANAGSTVTLPMAIYSRQLQNLTQLQRGASIAIPADAAGAARALVLLQNFTLLTFNDRAGLHATPADITSNRLRLKIIQLPRQRLYGALDKVAFAVIDSSDALRVGLYPARDSLGIEDARSPWQGVLAVRAADRAQPWVKQLLAAYHSEAVAHFILTRYQDSVRRPW; encoded by the coding sequence GTGCAGTATGCGTTTGCCGCCGCACCAGTGCCACAGCTGTTCAGGATCGGCGTGACGCCCGGCGTGCATGCGGAAATCCTTGAACAGGTGCGCAGCGTTGCGCAGACGCAGGGTCTGCCGCTGGACGTTGTCATATTCGCGGATAAGACAGATATAGACGCAGCACTGGCAGCGCACAAGCTGGACGCCGCCAGCTTCGAAGATGGCCAAAGCTTCGAGGCAAAGCGCCAGCGTGATGGTTTGGCCAACGCCGGCAGCACGGTGACGCTGCCGATGGCGATCTATTCGCGCCAGCTGCAGAACTTGACGCAATTGCAGCGCGGCGCCAGCATAGCGATTCCGGCCGATGCCGCCGGCGCCGCACGGGCGCTGGTCTTGCTGCAGAATTTCACTTTGCTGACCTTCAATGACCGCGCCGGCCTGCACGCCACGCCGGCCGACATCACCAGCAACCGGCTGCGCCTGAAAATCATCCAGCTGCCGCGCCAGCGCCTGTACGGTGCGCTGGACAAGGTGGCGTTCGCGGTGATCGACAGCAGCGACGCCCTCCGCGTCGGCCTCTATCCGGCGCGCGACAGCCTCGGCATCGAAGACGCCCGTTCGCCCTGGCAAGGTGTGCTGGCAGTGCGCGCTGCCGATCGCGCGCAGCCATGGGTAAAGCAGCTGCTGGCAGCCTATCATTCGGAAGCGGTGGCGCATTTCATCCTGACACGCTACCAGGATTCGGTGCGGCGGCCATGGTGA
- a CDS encoding GntR family transcriptional regulator, with protein sequence MQNAIIGEETKAAPLVPKLERQRLHDTVVDHLRNLIVEAVLTPGTKLNERELCETLGISRTPLREALKVLAAEGLIEISPNRGASVSKMTETEIWETFELMSGLEAMSGELACDRITPVELAEIKALHYAMLACKAQNDLPGYYSRNQAIHDKINDAARNSVLRQTYLTLNRRLQALRFKSNFQPHKWDSAAHDHDEMVKALEARDGKRLAAVLRQHLLDKRDAVLSAAALPTTDKTETLP encoded by the coding sequence ATGCAAAATGCGATAATTGGCGAAGAAACAAAAGCCGCGCCGCTGGTGCCGAAACTGGAACGTCAGCGTTTGCATGACACGGTGGTGGACCACTTGCGCAACCTGATCGTCGAAGCGGTGCTGACGCCGGGCACCAAGCTGAATGAGCGGGAGCTGTGCGAAACCCTGGGCATATCGCGCACGCCGCTGCGTGAAGCGCTGAAGGTATTGGCGGCCGAAGGCTTGATAGAGATATCGCCGAACCGCGGCGCTTCGGTATCGAAGATGACGGAAACCGAAATCTGGGAAACCTTCGAGCTGATGAGCGGCCTGGAAGCCATGTCGGGCGAGCTGGCCTGCGACCGCATCACGCCGGTCGAACTGGCCGAGATCAAGGCCCTGCACTATGCGATGCTGGCCTGCAAGGCGCAGAACGACCTGCCCGGCTATTACAGCCGCAACCAGGCGATCCACGACAAGATCAACGACGCCGCCCGCAATTCGGTGCTGCGCCAGACTTACCTGACCTTGAACCGGCGCCTGCAAGCTTTGCGCTTCAAGTCCAACTTCCAGCCGCACAAATGGGATAGCGCAGCGCACGACCATGACGAAATGGTGAAAGCGCTGGAAGCGCGCGACGGCAAGCGGCTGGCCGCAGTACTGCGCCAGCATTTGCTGGACAAGCGCGACGCCGTGCTGAGCGCGGCGGCCTTGCCGACGACGGACAAAACCGAAACGCTGCCTTGA
- a CDS encoding pyridoxal-phosphate-dependent aminotransferase family protein — protein sequence MLTLNFHPAGRHFLQIPGPSPVPDRILRAMSYPTIDHRGPEFGALGLQVLAGIKKIFKTEQPVVIYPASGTGAWEAALTNTLSAGDTVLMYETGHFATLWKKMAEALGLKPEFLGLPGIEGWRQGAQADRIEARLRQDREHQIKAVCVVHNETSTGVTSDIAAVRRAIDAAGHPALLIVDTISGLASVDYRHDEWGVDVTVSGSQKGLMLPPGISFNAVSQKAIAASKSARLPKAFWDWTDIIEMNQSGYWPYTPNTNLLYGLSEALDMILGEGLDNVFARHQRLASACRAAVRAWGLEIQCADPALYSPVLTGVMTPPGFDADAIRKTIYENFNMSLGTGLGKMKGGMFRIGHLGEANDLTLMATLAGCEMGLKLAGVPLAGSGVVAAMDNLAAQKSKPVLKAA from the coding sequence ATGTTGACACTAAACTTCCATCCGGCCGGCCGTCATTTCCTGCAAATCCCGGGCCCGAGCCCGGTGCCGGACCGCATCCTGCGCGCCATGAGCTACCCCACCATCGACCATCGCGGCCCGGAATTCGGCGCCCTCGGTCTGCAGGTGCTGGCCGGCATCAAGAAGATCTTCAAGACTGAACAGCCGGTGGTGATCTACCCGGCCTCCGGTACCGGCGCCTGGGAAGCGGCGCTGACCAATACCTTGAGCGCCGGCGATACCGTGCTGATGTATGAAACCGGCCATTTCGCCACGCTCTGGAAAAAGATGGCGGAAGCGCTGGGCCTGAAGCCGGAGTTCCTCGGCTTGCCCGGCATCGAAGGCTGGCGCCAGGGCGCCCAGGCTGACCGCATCGAAGCGCGCCTGCGCCAGGACCGCGAGCACCAGATCAAGGCGGTGTGCGTGGTGCATAACGAAACCTCGACCGGCGTCACCTCCGACATTGCCGCCGTACGCCGCGCGATCGACGCCGCCGGCCATCCAGCCTTGCTGATCGTCGATACCATTTCCGGCCTGGCCTCGGTCGATTACCGGCATGACGAATGGGGCGTCGACGTCACCGTCTCCGGTTCGCAAAAGGGTTTGATGCTGCCGCCGGGCATCAGCTTCAACGCGGTATCGCAGAAAGCCATTGCAGCCAGCAAGAGCGCCAGGCTGCCGAAAGCATTCTGGGACTGGACCGACATCATCGAAATGAACCAGAGCGGCTACTGGCCCTACACGCCTAACACTAATTTGTTATACGGCTTGTCGGAAGCGCTCGACATGATCCTCGGCGAGGGGCTGGACAATGTCTTCGCCCGCCATCAACGCCTGGCCAGCGCCTGCCGCGCCGCGGTGCGCGCCTGGGGCCTGGAGATCCAGTGCGCCGATCCTGCGTTGTACTCGCCGGTGCTGACCGGCGTCATGACGCCGCCTGGCTTCGACGCCGATGCGATCCGCAAGACCATCTATGAAAACTTCAACATGTCGCTCGGCACCGGCCTCGGGAAAATGAAGGGCGGCATGTTCCGCATCGGCCACCTGGGCGAAGCCAACGACCTGACATTGATGGCGACGCTGGCAGGCTGCGAGATGGGCCTGAAACTGGCAGGCGTGCCGCTGGCCGGCAGCGGCGTGGTGGCGGCGATGGACAACCTGGCCGCGCAAAAGAGCAAACCGGTATTGAAAGCAGCATAG
- a CDS encoding MFS transporter — protein sequence MKHLRLRATTVVLIMLCLMYFITYLDRVNVSTAAAGFGKEFDLSKTQIGLVFSAFAYPYLVFQIIGGWVSDKFGAKRTLIYCGILWGIATILTGFAGGLFSLLLARLLLGLGEGATFPAATSAMSRWVAKENRGFAQGITHAFARIGNAVAPALVVFIMATHGWRESFYICGVISLVWVLVWAFVFTEHPEKHPRITKEELAILPAVKKNTPKIPWGPLFKRMLPVTIVYFCYGWTLWLFLSWIPQYFLHSYDLDIKKSALFASSVFFAGVLGDTLGGIVSDRNLKRTGNLKRARSQMVSVCMLLTLLSLLPLLVTHNVYVSILCLSAGFFFAEMTIGPMWAIPMDIAPQYSGTASGMMNTGSALAAIISPVLSGYLIDRFGSWELPFVGSMILMGLGVLLAFRMQPDSKFEHGVADGAASPVKAGA from the coding sequence ATGAAACACCTGCGTTTGCGCGCGACCACGGTCGTGCTGATCATGTTATGCCTGATGTATTTCATCACCTACCTGGACCGCGTCAACGTCAGCACCGCCGCGGCGGGATTCGGCAAAGAATTCGATCTGTCGAAAACCCAGATCGGCCTGGTGTTTTCCGCGTTTGCCTACCCCTACCTGGTGTTCCAGATCATCGGCGGCTGGGTCAGCGACAAGTTCGGCGCCAAGCGCACCCTGATCTATTGCGGCATATTGTGGGGCATTGCCACCATCCTGACCGGCTTTGCCGGCGGCCTGTTTTCGCTGCTGCTGGCGCGGCTGCTGCTGGGCCTGGGCGAAGGCGCCACCTTCCCCGCCGCCACCAGCGCCATGTCGCGCTGGGTGGCCAAGGAAAACCGCGGCTTCGCCCAGGGCATCACCCATGCCTTCGCCCGCATCGGCAATGCGGTGGCGCCGGCGCTGGTGGTGTTCATCATGGCCACCCACGGCTGGCGCGAATCCTTCTATATCTGCGGGGTGATCAGCCTGGTTTGGGTACTGGTGTGGGCATTTGTGTTTACCGAACATCCGGAAAAACATCCGCGCATCACCAAGGAAGAGCTGGCGATACTGCCGGCGGTGAAAAAAAACACGCCGAAGATTCCATGGGGACCGCTGTTCAAACGCATGCTGCCGGTGACCATCGTCTATTTCTGTTACGGCTGGACCTTGTGGCTGTTCTTGAGCTGGATTCCGCAATATTTCCTGCACAGCTACGACCTCGATATCAAGAAATCGGCGCTGTTCGCTTCCAGCGTGTTCTTCGCCGGCGTGCTCGGCGATACCCTGGGCGGCATCGTCAGCGACAGGAACCTGAAGCGCACCGGCAACCTGAAGCGGGCGCGCAGCCAGATGGTGTCGGTCTGCATGCTGCTGACACTGTTGTCGCTGCTGCCCTTGCTAGTCACCCATAATGTTTACGTCTCGATACTTTGCCTGAGCGCCGGCTTCTTCTTTGCGGAAATGACGATCGGCCCGATGTGGGCGATCCCGATGGATATCGCTCCGCAGTACTCGGGCACCGCCAGCGGCATGATGAATACCGGCTCGGCGCTGGCGGCGATCATCTCGCCGGTGCTGTCCGGCTACTTGATCGACCGCTTCGGCAGCTGGGAACTGCCGTTTGTCGGCAGCATGATCCTGATGGGACTCGGCGTGCTGCTGGCGTTCCGCATGCAGCCCGACAGCAAGTTCGAGCACGGCGTGGCGGATGGCGCGGCCAGTCCGGTGAAAGCCGGCGCCTGA
- a CDS encoding 2-keto-4-pentenoate hydratase: MTSSQSPQERLARLLSTAYGNHEAAECIPQELEPASAEEAYMVQQAFLRHGQAQIGGWKIGAKSAQGPIQGAPLPAQRIYPTTSVIERADYPVLGLELEIMFCFDIDFQPGAAPMPEREVMRHIGSMAASIELVSSRIAGWPDVPKLSQLADLQNHGALVSGEFVAYDAAFPFLNPAAHLTLNGKDLFKGSASNPAGDPRRLLGWLVNHCSTQGISLPAGTMITTGSYTGIHFPEEPGLVIGQIAGLPTIHFELA; this comes from the coding sequence ATGACTTCTTCGCAATCTCCACAAGAGCGGTTGGCACGCCTGCTGAGCACGGCCTACGGCAACCATGAGGCAGCTGAATGCATCCCGCAGGAGCTGGAGCCGGCCAGCGCCGAGGAGGCTTACATGGTGCAGCAGGCATTCCTGCGGCACGGGCAGGCGCAGATCGGCGGTTGGAAGATCGGCGCGAAATCGGCGCAGGGACCGATACAGGGAGCGCCCTTGCCGGCGCAGCGCATCTATCCGACTACCTCGGTGATCGAACGCGCTGATTACCCGGTGCTGGGCCTCGAGCTGGAAATCATGTTTTGTTTCGATATAGATTTCCAGCCGGGAGCAGCGCCGATGCCGGAACGGGAAGTCATGCGCCACATCGGCAGCATGGCGGCCTCGATAGAGCTCGTTTCCAGCCGTATCGCCGGCTGGCCGGATGTGCCCAAGCTGAGTCAGTTGGCGGACCTGCAAAACCACGGCGCCCTGGTCAGCGGCGAATTTGTCGCTTACGACGCCGCTTTCCCGTTCCTGAATCCGGCTGCGCACCTGACCTTGAACGGCAAAGATCTGTTCAAGGGCAGCGCCAGCAATCCTGCCGGCGACCCGCGGCGCCTGCTGGGCTGGCTGGTGAACCATTGCAGCACGCAGGGCATCAGCCTGCCTGCCGGCACGATGATCACTACCGGGTCCTATACCGGCATCCATTTTCCGGAAGAACCTGGCCTGGTGATCGGCCAGATTGCCGGTTTGCCGACGATACATTTCGAGCTGGCTTAA